A stretch of DNA from Methanolinea mesophila:
TCGACTATCTCCCCCTTGGATATCCTTCCCCCACTCCGACCCCCACACCGACTCCGCCACCTCACTATCCTCCATTCCCGGTCTTCCCGGCCCCTCCGGGCCTTGTCTGGAATGCCGCCTTCACCGGGAATACCTTCCCTGCGACGATTTGCACCTGCGGAAGCGCCCCGGTGACCGTGACGGTGAACAACACCGGCACTACCGGGTGGCTTGAGCACGACCTGCAGTTCGGGGCCTACAACGACGCGGCGAATACGTTCTCCCCGGTGAGGGTCCCGCTCGACCCCGATACCTTTGTCTCTCCCGGATACCCCTACACCTTTTCCTTCACCCTCCAGGCCCCCTGCACGCCCGGGACCTACAATCTCCAGTACAGGCTGGTCAAGAACAACGGCGAATGGCTTGGAGATACACTTACGGTCACCGTAGTGGTGCAAGCCTGCGGGCAGGTGCAGGTCAGCGGTGTACCATCTTCAGGGATCTCGGCACACGACCTGATTGTAGAAAAAGCGGGTGCAGGACCGGCGATTCACGCAGGTTCCGTTCCGGAGGACTTCGCCACGCTTCAGGCACAGGCACTGGGACGGTATTCGGCGAAGTCAACAGGGAAACTCCAGAGCCACCTGTCAGGTTCGTTCCCGGCCGGATTCCTTACCGCCTTCATTGGTGTCCCGGGACTATCCCAATAACCCTTTTTTCCCGGACTGCAGAGGAGGAAATTCTCTGTAAAGGACGTTTCGATAAAAAGTGCGGTTTTCGTAGTCTGATATTATGATGATTTGCTGGGTTGGGAGTAATTTTCCAGAAAAGCCAGGCCCTTTCCGTATGTTTGAAGGGAGTTCCTCAGTTGTCGGGAAAAAATAAAAAACGGGACCTGGAGAGGGAGAGGGTGATCTCGTGGAGGGGTGCGAGGAAGTCTTTCCGCCGTTCCTAGGCCCTGCCGAGTACTTCAGCGATTGCGGACCGGATCGCGGGGTCCTGCTCCGGGTCCGCTGAACGGGCCCTGAGTTCCTGACACGCATGCTCGCTCCGGATCGCCGCGAGTGCCGTAATGGCACTGATCCGGATCGCGAGGTCCTCTTTCCTGTCGTCGAGGTGTTCCACCAGCACATCGATCGCCCGACCGCTCCGGATCTTTCCGAGCGCCTCGATTGCATACCTCCGGATCTCCGGGTCCTTTTCTCCGCAGCAGAGGATCAGGGGGCGTACGGCCCTCGGGTCCGCGCTCTCGCCCAACCGGACGATCGCCACCATCCTCTCTTCGCGGTTCTTGTCCTCCAGCGCAGCATCGATAAGACGGTAGATCTTTCCCGTCCCCTCGCGATCGCTAAACCACTGCCCTCCGGGCATAATCACGCTCATGTCCATGAAATCACCAGAAACATCATCAAAACCCAATCCCGGTCCTTGCCAGAGAAATGGCGAAAGACCAAATCAGCGAGTGAAAATCGGCTGCCGCTTCTTGAATACGGCACGTACCCGTCCTGCTCTCGTCATCTCCAGGTAATCGGACTGGTACATTGTATTTCAATCGTAGTGCGAGAATAAAAATGTTATCCCGCTTTTGGGGTGCGGATCACCGTCACAAGAATGGCTATAGTAAATAATATATTACATTATGTTTAAAGTATCTTACAATATGTCAAACAATTGCGATAATTGCAGGATTACATCTCCGGTTCGTGCGGGAGGGGACCCGTTGCATTCCCGGTACGTGGTATGGGGCCTCACCATGGCCCTGTTCGTGGCCTGTATCCTCTTCGCCGGGTGCGTGCAGGACACCGCATCTGCCGGCGTAACACCGGGAACTGGTGCTTCCGGCCCGGCCACGCAGCAGACTACCGATATCCACGCGTCAGGGACTCCCCCTGTCGCCCGGGATCTACAGGGTCAGGCGAATGGGACGGCACCCGTCCCTGACGGGGATGGGGCCCGGGTCCAGCCCGCGGGCATCCCGCCCGATGGAGGAGCGACGGGGCCGGGAGGCCGGATGATGGAGTTCGACCTCGCTGCTGCAGCGGAAACGTTAGGGGTGACCGAGGAGGAGTTATCTGCCGCCCTCGGGGATACGAGCCAGGGTCCGGGAGATATCGCCGCGGCAGCGCAAGTGCTCGGTGTGACCGAACAGGAGCTCCAGGCTGCCCTGGGCGGACCCGCAGGAGCCCCTCCGGGAGATCAACCGACAGGAAACCCGCCGTCGGGGGCGCCGCCGCAATGAGCGAATGATGTGGGAACATGTCCGGCCTGTCCCGGGCCGGAATTCATGAAATCTTTCTTTTCGTTCTCCGGGATTACTGGAAGCGCCTCCAGGTCTTCTTTATGGTATTTCCTTCACGTTTGAGTCGCTCGCGGAAATCATGCCGCTCGATATCCCGAACTTCCATCCTGAGATCGGAGAACTCCAAATTGAGCGCCTCCCCGAGCACCAATGCCTCCGCCCCCGGGGAGATCGGGGCGAACCATCTTTTCCACCATCCGCCCGTTGACTGTTCGCGGGTTTTATTTTTATCATCGGAAACCGGCAACCAGGACGCGTGGAGTCCTCCAGACTGGAGATTATCAAGGTTCCAGGACGGAATACCAGTCCTTCCGGAGGGATTCTTCCCCGTTCTCCCCTCGCAAAAAAATTATGCTTATATATTCACAAGGTGAGCTGATCGCTATGGAAGGGAAGAAGATAGGGCGGGAGGACTTTGAAGCGCTCATAAAAGGCGAAAAGGACATCACCTCCTATATCGAACTCGACACCGCGGCCGGCGTATATTCGGTGTTCGGGGTGAGAACGGCCAGCAATCCCAATTACCTGGTCAAGGCCATTTACGAGATGTACGAGGCGAACCTCAACAGGAAACTCGCCGTCATGGCCGTGAAAAACCTGTTCCGGTCCGTCGGCCTGGGCTCGGTCGGCCTGAACAACCTGCTCAAAAAGCTCGGGCTCACCCTCAGCCCGTCGGAGTTCCTGATGCTGGTCTTTACGCTCCAGCACCAGCAGGGCTGGGGAGCCCCGTTCGAGCTCGTGGAGGCGAAAGAGACGCGGGTGGTGCTCCGCACGAAACAGACCTTCGAGGCGGCGGTAATGAAAGACTGGCAGATCCCGGTCTGCGGGATCCACCGGGGCTGGATCGAAGGGGTACTCACGGCGGTCACCGGGAAGAACTGGTTCTGCCTGGAAACGAAATGCGTCGCGAACGGCGACGAGTACTGCGAGTTCGTGGCGGACCAGCGTGAGGCGAGCTGGAAGTGGAAGGCCGAGGCGATTGCCAAGGGCGATTCGGCCATCACCGAGTACATCGAGCACAAACCGCTCGAGGGCAAAATGAAGCTGATCGACGACCCGGTGGTGATCATGCCCCGGTTCATCTTCACCTCGATGATGAACTCGCTGAAAAAGACCATGGGCGAAGCCCCTGCGAGCGGGGTCAACTACCGGGCCTACATGGAGGTCGGAAAGGAGAACGTCCAGCATTACAAAACCATGGGGATTACGAACCCGAACACGCTCTCGGACATGGCGTTTGCCTTCTACTCCCAGATGGGCTGGTTCCGCATCGTAAAGATGGAATGGAACGAAGCCAAGAAGTGCAAGACTATCACCCTGGACTACACTGCGGAGTCCGAGGCATTCGGGAAGAGCGAGAAGAACGTCTGTTTCTGCACCGCCGGGCTCCTCGCCGGGATCATCGAGGGCGCGTTCGGGATAAAGGTCCAGGGAAAAGAGATCCAGTGCCGCTCGAAGGGCGACCCGCACTGCGTCTTCACCATCACCAACCGGCAGGACAATAATAAGTAATTCCCTGCCGAATCTTTTTTCGGGAAGAGCCGGCTCCCTTCATGTTATTCAAAGGGGGAGCAGAGAAATCCGCCCGCACTCTGCAGCTCAGCGCGTACTCAATAAAAAAAGACGGTTATCAGGGATACCCTTTCGAGTCGGGAGGGATGACAAACCAGAGCCCTCCGAACTGGTTCAGACCCTGGCCGGTGGTCTGGCCGGGGCTCGAGTCGGCGACATAGTAATAGAGCGGCATTCCTTTGTAGGCAGTCTGCATCTTCCCGTCGCTCCGGGTGAACGATCCGAAGTCGGAGGCGTTCAGGCCGGAGGGGACCGTGATCGTCGGGGCATAGAAGATCGGCCACACCCCCACGCACCCGCCGGTGCAGGCGCTCTTGTCCCGTGAATCGATGGTGAAGTTATAGAGGGTTATGCCTTTCCCGTCGACCAGGAAGGTACCTAGGGCGCTCGTGGAGCCGGTCTTGACCGTGTACGCGGGATCCGTCGCAGCCGGTGTTGCGGTCGCTGCGGGGGTAGAGGGAGAGGTGGGCGTGCCGGTCCCGCCGGGGGTGGAAGTGCACCCGGCAATCAGGAGTGCTGCGATGACCGCAGCGATAAGTAAGATCCATCTTTTCTGCATGGTCGGTGCTCCATTCAGTGAGTAGGAACTATCTTACGATATTTAACGGTTTGGTTCGGGCGGCCTCCGCTGCCCGGGACTGACCTCAAGGCCGGCCCCGCCGGGTTCGCAATCACCCCACTCCTCATCCGGGATGGCACGCCACGGGAAAACCGGAGATCAGTGATATCCTCCCACCAGCCAGTATACTCCGGCGAGGGAGACGACCCAGACCAGGTACGCTCCCCCGAGGCTTTCGAAAAAGGAGAACCGGTTCAGGAAGAGGAACATCGCGGCCATGAAGAGTGCGGTGGGGATGACGAAATAGAAGGAGTTCAACGCGAGCTGTTGCGCCGTGGCCGCGTTCGTCTCCGCGTATACGAAATAGAATGCGAGCGTGGTGATGATCGGGGCGGTTGCGAGGATACCTCCCCATTTCGGGTTGATCTGCTCGGTAAGGACGGTCGTCCCGGCGACTACAGCCCCGCCGACCACGAACTTGAGGAGCAGTGCGGAATAGTCCATAGTGTCCCGGAGGGGTATGAGTGCGATGGGCAAAATATCTTGGGAGGGACGGCACGGGGTTCGAAGGAGTAGGAAGATTTCTTGGGATGATCATGCATTCCCTTCTATTTATGCACTATTGTAATAACAGGGCGAATTCCATGAAGGTTTAGGATTTATCTCGTGAAACCTGGCCCGAACGATACAAGGATTACGAAAAAGAGTATCCGGAGAGTAACATGATCAATGCCCGCGAATGACTGGCTCCGGCGTTCGGGTTTCGTTCAATAAAGGGTGTAGCCTTCGATGAAGTGATACCGGACCTTGCTCTCGAACTCGTAATATCCAAGGGACCGTGCGTGCTCATAACACGCGAGCGCCTGATCCTCATCTCCCAGGATATCGAGGGAACGGCCTTTTTCGTACCATGCCGCACCGCAGGACGGGTCCAGTGCGATGACCCGGTCGTAGGAATGTACCGCCTCCTCATTTCGCCGCCAGCCGGCAAGGCAGAGCCCCCGTTCGAACCATGCCAGGGTGTTCGAGGGTTCGAGAGAGAGGGATCGGTCGAAACAGAACAGGGC
This window harbors:
- a CDS encoding GlpM family protein yields the protein MDYSALLLKFVVGGAVVAGTTVLTEQINPKWGGILATAPIITTLAFYFVYAETNAATAQQLALNSFYFVIPTALFMAAMFLFLNRFSFFESLGGAYLVWVVSLAGVYWLVGGYH
- a CDS encoding HEAT repeat domain-containing protein, which produces MSVIMPGGQWFSDREGTGKIYRLIDAALEDKNREERMVAIVRLGESADPRAVRPLILCCGEKDPEIRRYAIEALGKIRSGRAIDVLVEHLDDRKEDLAIRISAITALAAIRSEHACQELRARSADPEQDPAIRSAIAEVLGRA
- a CDS encoding COG4315 family predicted lipoprotein, with translation MQKRWILLIAAVIAALLIAGCTSTPGGTGTPTSPSTPAATATPAATDPAYTVKTGSTSALGTFLVDGKGITLYNFTIDSRDKSACTGGCVGVWPIFYAPTITVPSGLNASDFGSFTRSDGKMQTAYKGMPLYYYVADSSPGQTTGQGLNQFGGLWFVIPPDSKGYP
- a CDS encoding V4R domain-containing protein, which encodes MEGKKIGREDFEALIKGEKDITSYIELDTAAGVYSVFGVRTASNPNYLVKAIYEMYEANLNRKLAVMAVKNLFRSVGLGSVGLNNLLKKLGLTLSPSEFLMLVFTLQHQQGWGAPFELVEAKETRVVLRTKQTFEAAVMKDWQIPVCGIHRGWIEGVLTAVTGKNWFCLETKCVANGDEYCEFVADQREASWKWKAEAIAKGDSAITEYIEHKPLEGKMKLIDDPVVIMPRFIFTSMMNSLKKTMGEAPASGVNYRAYMEVGKENVQHYKTMGITNPNTLSDMAFAFYSQMGWFRIVKMEWNEAKKCKTITLDYTAESEAFGKSEKNVCFCTAGLLAGIIEGAFGIKVQGKEIQCRSKGDPHCVFTITNRQDNNK